From a single Alloactinosynnema sp. L-07 genomic region:
- a CDS encoding wax ester/triacylglycerol synthase domain-containing protein, translating into MSTLSGLDLAFLSLERASTPMHVGAVALFRPNTSIDADAVARLLAERADALPRLRQYVRPTLFPPGGADWVSTPDFRAADHISVYRLPHELDLLDAYASRWVATPLDLSRPPWELHVVAGLPDGGFAVLLKLHHALTDGAGAVEIAGGLLDGLCEHRVPTPASAALPGLVDRVRQGVEVATAVAKAIRPPWAAPLLSRTSPEREFARVRLDLADIRHIRKTHGGTVNDVILTVLSGALRDWMDASGRRAADIRAMIPVSVRGRGEVGGGNQISAYLCDLPVATPDPVDRLRAVRAAMDANKKMGPTKGAGALPLVASWLPPLAHRVGTRMLAGSAAMLFDTVVTTVPFPRMELRLAGAAMREVYPVVPLAPGHRVGFAVSTYLDGVHIGLNADPAAVADLGRLADAIVKSTATLHERCA; encoded by the coding sequence ATGTCCACACTCAGCGGGCTTGACCTCGCGTTCCTGAGCCTCGAACGAGCGAGCACGCCCATGCACGTGGGCGCCGTCGCGTTGTTCCGTCCCAACACCTCGATCGACGCCGACGCCGTGGCCCGGCTGCTCGCCGAGCGCGCCGACGCGCTGCCCCGGCTGCGCCAGTACGTGCGGCCGACGCTGTTCCCGCCCGGCGGCGCCGACTGGGTGTCCACACCGGACTTCCGGGCCGCCGACCACATCTCGGTCTACCGCCTCCCGCACGAGCTCGACCTGCTCGACGCCTACGCGTCGCGGTGGGTGGCCACCCCGCTGGACCTGAGCAGGCCGCCGTGGGAGCTGCACGTGGTCGCAGGCCTGCCCGACGGCGGCTTCGCGGTGCTGCTCAAGCTGCACCACGCCCTGACCGACGGCGCGGGCGCGGTGGAGATCGCGGGCGGCCTGCTCGACGGCCTGTGCGAGCACCGCGTGCCCACCCCCGCCTCGGCGGCGCTGCCCGGCCTGGTCGACCGCGTCCGCCAGGGCGTCGAGGTGGCGACCGCGGTGGCCAAGGCGATCCGCCCGCCGTGGGCGGCGCCCTTGCTCAGCCGGACGTCGCCGGAGCGCGAGTTCGCCAGGGTCCGGCTCGATCTCGCCGACATCCGCCACATCCGCAAGACCCACGGCGGCACCGTCAACGACGTCATCCTGACCGTCCTGAGCGGCGCCCTCCGCGACTGGATGGACGCCTCCGGCAGGCGGGCAGCCGACATTCGGGCGATGATCCCGGTCAGCGTGCGCGGGCGCGGCGAGGTGGGCGGGGGCAACCAGATCTCGGCGTACCTGTGCGACCTGCCGGTGGCCACCCCCGATCCTGTCGACCGCCTCCGCGCGGTCCGGGCGGCGATGGACGCCAACAAGAAAATGGGCCCGACCAAGGGCGCGGGAGCGCTGCCGCTGGTGGCGTCCTGGCTTCCGCCACTGGCCCACCGGGTCGGCACGCGGATGCTGGCGGGCAGCGCGGCGATGCTGTTCGACACGGTGGTGACCACGGTTCCGTTCCCCCGCATGGAACTCCGCTTGGCGGGGGCGGCGATGCGGGAGGTGTACCCGGTGGTTCCGCTGGCCCCTGGACACCGGGTCGGGTTCGCGGTGTCGACCTATCTCGACGGTGTCCACATCGGACTCAACGCGGACCCGGCCGCGGTGGCGGACCTGGGCAGGCTAGCCGACGCCATCGTGAAGTCGACAGCGACACTGCACGAGCGCTGCGCCTAA